The Brachypodium distachyon strain Bd21 chromosome 4, Brachypodium_distachyon_v3.0, whole genome shotgun sequence nucleotide sequence GAGAGGCGgtctgcagcggcggcggctgccggtCGTGCGAGAGCTCAAGCGCATCGACGGCCGACGGGGGAGAAGGGGGAAACTAGAAAACTGTTCgggatcttttttttctgatagTTGTTGAATTACGTTTTTGCCCTTGTTTCTGAATACTCCATCCTGATACTCCTCATCTCCCAATTGGAGTATTAGTGAGTATCAACTAATCTGAACCCTTGGATCTAAAAAATGAACGGCCCAAATTAATTTTGGGGTACTGTAGAAGAGCTCATTGAAGTAGTAACATAGACtagtaacatatgcatgttactaGCTTATGTTACTCCCAAATATGACCAGACTAATCTTTCAGGCCAGTATACAAGGAAACATGGACATTAATTGGATGAATTGAATTACCGTGCCACAGAATCGCGAGGTGATGTGAGCACAGATGGAAGCAACAACACATCACCAGCTGATACTGCTTGCTGTCAACAGAAAAGCAGTGGAGAGGTGAGTACCCAAATTAATGCTGACGTGGTCAgataaattaaacaaaaaatagttTCAGTTGAGTACAAACCTGTTCCCTGCACAGGGTCCAGCCTGTAAGTCTGTACGGAGAAATGAGGAATGAATCAACATCAAAATCGTGGAACAAATAAACAGGGAAAAGGTCTGATGCATGTGTCAAAAAAACCTGTTGAGCAAAGGGAGGGGTTGGCAGTGAAGATATGCTACAGGTGTGAATTACCTGGACATGGTATCAAAGAGTGCAAGACTGTTTTATTCTGTGTGGTATGTGGAAAGGAAACTCATATGGTTACTAAGTGTGTGATGCATACGCAAGCTAAACCTGTTGCTCAACTAGTTGGGAGTGCAGCTGATgggtttcaaatttttgttgCTCCAGTTACTAAGAAGGCAACTGTTGAATCTAAAGATGCTATGGCTTTAGTTAGTGTACACTTTGGGGAGATCTCTGCAGAGCAGATGGTTAATGCCTTCAATAGAATGTTTCAGTGGGGTTGGGCATGGTCAGCCAAACCTTTTGCCCCCGGCAGTTTCCTTATGAGGTTTCCTTCAGTTCAGAAGATAGATGAGATTAACCAGTTTAATGATTTCTGTCTGGTTGGTGAAAGAGCTGAAGTGATGGTGTCTCGATGGTCTCCTGAAAATTTTGCTCAATTCAAATTGACTTCTGTTTGGGTGAAGGTTTCTGGTTTACCTGATTCTCTGCTTAATTATCAAGGGTTCTGTATGGCTGGGTCTATTCTGGGAACTGTGCAAGAAGTTGATATGATAACCTACAGGAAAATGGATGTTATCAGAGTGAGAGTTGGGGTCATGGATCATAGGAAAATTCCTGAATGGGGGCCTTTGACAGTAGATCTTTTTATATACAGAGTTTACTTTCAGCTTGAGCAGGTGGTGGAGCTGGGAGGGCCTATGATTAGTGGCTTGCTGGTGAAAAGGGCTTCTGAACAGCATCCTACAGAGGCTGAGCAACGAGCTGGTAGGGAATTAAAGAGGCAAAGAAGTACTCAAGAAAATCAGATGAGTCAAGAGGGTGGGAAAGACAATACTGCTGTAGGAGATGTCaccaatgacaagttttcaGATATGGAGGAAGATGGTCTTCTATCTAGTCAACCTGATCTTAATGGTTTAGCTCTAACTAGTCACCAGGCTGGGAAGTTAGATGGTCATGCTTTGGATCAACATAGTAGGGGAAGTGAGTCTGCTATTGATATGATCAACAGTAAGTTTGCTACAGCTGCAGAGAAGATTGATAATCTAGAATGTTCTGAGGATGAATCTGAGCCACAAAGCCCTACCCAATTTGCTAGAGATTGTGGTTTGGGGACTCAAGCTATTAATGAGATGAATAGTATGGATTATAATGTGGAATCTCCTGAGCATATAATCCCCATTTGCACTCCAGAAGGGCAAAAGGGTGATAATGTTACTCCAATGAAGAATTATGCTGCTACAGTTATGAGTGGTCAGGAGGGGCGCTGGGAAGCAGCTTGCTCTAGTCAAGGATGGAAAGGCTAAGAAACTTGCTGCTGTTGATGAAGGGAATAGGCGTAGAAGCAATAGGAATATTCATGACGACAAAGCTACTCTGGACAAAGCCATGGACAGGGCTAAGGTCAAGAATCTTGATGCTGGTAAAGGTAATAAATCTCCAACATTGTTCCCTACTGTACTTTCTACACATAATGATATTCTGGTAGATATTGCTAATAAATTAGGTGTTCAACTAGGTAGTTCTGAAACTGAGGTGGATGACAACCTTAATGTCATCAAGGAGCTTGAACAAGCTAGAACAGTTATGTTTTTGAATAGTACCAAACTAAGTAATGATAAGGTACAGTTACATGAAGATCTGGTTAATAGTTTTGATCCTGAAACTTTGGAGAAGATGGATTCTTCTTCAGAGGATGAACATGAGGAAGATTTTGTAGAAATGTTTGAAGCTAGATTTAATTCCAGTGAGAGAAAGATGTCTGGTTACACTGGGGTTGCCAGTGTCAAACCAAAGATTAGGATTAGGAAAAATAGTAAACGAAAATATATCCATGCATGGTCTTGTTTGGAATGCTAGAGGTTTAGGGCAGTTAAGGAAAAAGAAGTTTCTTCAAGATACTATTAGGGACAGATGGTTAAGTTTTGTTGGAATACAGGAAACTAAGAAAGTAGACTTCCAATTGGAATGGTTGAATTCTTTAACTGGTCatgatttgtttatttggcATTGGATTCCCTCTATTGGGCAATCTAGTGGTATCTTACTGGGAGTTAGTGAGTGCATGTATGAAATAGGGGAATGTGAAAAAGGGGATTATCATATTAGAATGCTTCTGCATGACAAATGTTCTGGCTTTAAATGTAATCTTGTTGTAGTTTATGGGGCCCCTCATTATAAAGATAAGGCAAAAAAATTGGTAGAATTGGTTCAAGTTTTGGGTTGTAATAGTTTTCCTTTCATGCTTGGAGGGGATAAAGGAATCAGACATTCTAAATGGTCTAATTTGTTTAATGGTATTATAGAGCATTGGGCTTTGCAAGAACTTGATTTATATGGTAGATCCTTTACTTGGTCCAACAATCAGGAGGACcccctttttgaaaaacttgatagAATCTTAGTAAGCTCTGGTTGGATTAGTACCCACCCTTTAGCTACTGTGATTGCTTTAAATAGAAGAGTTTCTGATCATAATAGTTTGCTTGTTACTTATGGTCTTTCAGCTGTACAAATTCATAGAccttttaaatttgaattaagCTGGTTTTTACATCAAGGTTTGCATGCTATTGTCACTTCGGTTTGGAATGCTAAAATGCCTGGTATGAAATTTATAGATAAGTGGCAGAATAGAGCTAGAGAGATGAGGAAAGTTCTTAAGGGTTGGCACATTAATATTAGGGGCGCTAGTAAGAAGATTAAAGAGGACTTGGATATGAAAATTGATGCAATAGATAGGCAAagtgaattaaatggcatgaCTTTTGATATGAGGCATGCTAAGAGTCAACTTGAAAAACAAATAGATATCTTAGACAAGGAGGAAGAGCTGATTTGGTTCCAGAGATCTAAGGAAAAGGATCTTATGGAGGGTGATAGATGTACTGCTTATTTCATGGCTAGAGCTAGTAATAGAAGGAGGAAAACTAGGATCTTTCATTTACATCAGGAAGAAGGGGACATTACTGGAGACAAGAATATTCTGCATTATGCTACTAATTTTTATAAACAGTGATACTCTTAATATTACCCTGAAGATCCCTATAGATAAAGTTTTGGATGATGCTAACAGAACTATGTTAGAAGCTGAGTTTACCATGGAGGAAGTtaaattttctgttttcaaTATGGAGAAAAATAAAGCCCCTGGTCCTGATGGTTTCCCCATAGAATTTTACCAGAAGTTTTGGCATTTAATTAAGGCTGACTTGATGCATCTTTTTAAATTGTTTCATAGGGAAGTTGGATATTGATAGGATTAATTATGGTAATATTACTCTTTTACCTAAGGTGCAGGATGCTGATTGTATACAAAAGTATAGGCCTATTGTCTGTCCAATactcctgattttttttactaaaacCTTGAATTGTAGAACTATGCTAGTAGCTGATAAAGCAATAGATGAAGTGCAATCTGCCTTCATCAAGGGTAGATTTATTTAGGATGATGTAGTGTTACTGCATGAAACTTTGCATGAAGTCACTAAGACCCATGCTGATGCAGTCCTTTTTAAGGTTGATTTTGAAAAAGCGTATGATAAGGTTAGTTCGAGCTGCCTTCTCAATGGTTTACAGATGAAAGGCTTCCCAGAACAGTTTATTAAGATGGTAATGCAGATTGTTACCGGGGGTAGTGAAGGGATAGTGGTAACTGACATGTTGGGTCCTTACTTTAAAACTAAGAAAGGACTCAGGCAGGGGGATCCTTTCTCTCCTTTATTGTTTAAATTGGTGGTAGATGTGCTTAATTTTTACTTAAGAGGGCTCAAAAACAAGGTCTAATTAAAGGTTTAATTCCTAGACTAGTTCCTGGTGGTCTGAATATGCTTCAGTATGCTGATGatactatttttttgtttgatgggAATCTAGAAGGAGTTAGGAACCTCAAATTTCTGCTCTGTATCTTTGAACATATCACTGGTTTAaagattaattttcataaaagcGAAGTCTACTGTTTTGGTAATGCTGTAAATAATAGTGAGACCCTGTCTCAGATTTTTACTTGTAAGATTGGTACAGTTCCATTTAAATATCTTGGTATACCTGTGCATAATAAACATTTAAGTAATGCTGATTGGAAAGATACAGAAGGTAAAGTTGAGAAGAAATTAGGTTGCTGGAAAGGCAAATTACTTTCCAATGGAGGACGCTTGACTCTTTTAAATTCTAGTTTAACACATGTTCCTTCTTATATGATGTCACTTTATGTTTTGCCTAAAGGTGTTAAGAAACATATAGACTATTTTAGAACTAGGTTACTTTGGCAAGAAGATCAAGGTGTAAAAAAGTATCATCTTGTGAGTTGGCAGATTgtatgccaacccaaagaGCAAGGTGGTTTGGGTGTTGTTAACTTAACTGCTAAAAATATATTAGTTATTTGGGTAAATGGATTTGGAGATAGAACATGAGAATGGTCTTTGGCAACATCTCTTAAGAAATAAATATGTGAAGAAAGGTACACTTGGTCAATGTGGTAGAAAAACAGGGCAATCTCAATTCTGGAATGGTTTGATGCAGGTTAAAGATTTATTTTCTCAGTTCTGTACTAAGAAAATAGGGAATGGTAAAAGGACCAGGTTTTGGAAAGAT carries:
- the LOC112272544 gene encoding uncharacterized protein LOC112272544, with product MNQHQNRGTNKQGKGLMHVSKKPVEQREGLAVKICYRCELPGHGIKECKTVLFCVVCGKETHMVTKCVMHTQAKPVAQLVGSAADGFQIFVAPVTKKATVESKDAMALVSVHFGEISAEQMVNAFNRMFQWGWAWSAKPFAPGSFLMRFPSVQKIDEINQFNDFCLVGERAEVMVSRWSPENFAQFKLTSVWVKVSGLPDSLLNYQGFCMAGSILGTVQEVDMITYRKMDVIRVRVGVMDHRKIPEWGPLTVDLFIYRVYFQLEQVVELGGPMISGLLVKRASEQHPTEAEQRAGRELKRQRSTQENQMSQEGGKDNTAVGDVTNDKFSDMEEDGLLSSQPDLNGLALTSHQAGKLDGHALDQHSRGSESAIDMINSKFATAAEKIDNLECSEDESEPQSPTQFARDCGLGTQAINEMNSMDYNVESPEHIIPICTPEGQKGDNVTPMKNYAATVMSGQEGRWEAACSSQGWKG